The Microcoleus sp. bin38.metabat.b11b12b14.051 genomic sequence GGATTATTTTCTAAAAACACATATTCATTGTTGGGAGTTACAATAAAATCCATCGCCCCGTATAATAGTTTTTGCTCCTCCAAAAATTCGATGCAGAATCTTTCTATTTTTGCCGGTAGTTCAAAGATAGAATGTGGATTAATTTGAGTATGGAGTCGCCAATCAATTTTGGTCTCTTCATGGGCTTGTGAATCAATTTTAACGGCAAATACCTTTTTACCAATAATTGTAATCCTTAATTCAAAAGCTTTTTCGATATATTCTTGCAATTGAGTAGGTGATAAAGAAATGTTTTTATAGAATTTATAAAAATCATCTTTGCCAATCTTTCTTGACGGTATTCCTTGATTCATACCGTTGATTGTTACATTTCCAGTATAAATGGTTTTAACTAAGACCTGTTCTCCGCACTCTATAAAAAACTCTTTGGCTGTTTCCGCCCGTGTTGTTATAAGTGTTTTTGGGATTTTTACACCGTATTTATTAGCAAGTAAAAGTTGTTGAAATTTTACTTTAGCTTTATTTGCTACAAATGGATCATTTATCCATTTTATGGTGGGTATAGAGTATAGTATATTGACAAAAGCCTTTGTTTCTGAAGCTATAAACTGTTGCTCTGTAGATTCAGCACTTTTACCAAAAAAATCAAAGTCAGGTTTTCTCAACCATGCTACTTTTAGTTTGGCTAAATTTAATATTCTACCAAGTTCGTCAGTAATCTCTCCATTCCATAAACCATTTTCATCAATGTAAAGATTTACTTGATATTTCCGAAGCAAATCTTCTGAATTTAACCTAAAAACTTCAATATCTTTTTTATGTAGTTTTCTGATAACTTCATCAGTGTGTGTATCCTGCTTGTTCGTAAAAATTAATATCATATTTTAATTTGTAATCTCGTTTTGGGGTGATGAATCAGATATGTTGGTTAATTGATCTTTATGCGGTATCCAAATCAGGATTTTACTACTTACGATAGCTATAGCAGTGGACAGTTGACAGTGGACAGTTGACAGTTGCAGAACGGGAATCAAACCATTGATGCAGTACGGGTATCGGCTCTATTCATGAAGTTATTTATGTCCTCACCGATGTGGCGGTTGCTATAACAGCTTAAAGCGGGACGATAGAATGCTTCGCACCCTACCGTACCGTATAATCCATATTATCTTATGCAGAAAGCCATGATAATGGTCTTCACCTAATGAAAATTTCAGCTTTAAGTATCAGATTGCTCTGAATCATCTTTACCCAGAAGAAGGCCGCTATATGTATCATCATATGTCAATGAAGTACCAGCATATATCGGAATATTCGATGTTTGAGTTTCAGGATCATAGGATTGTTTTAGTATCTCTGAACCCTTAATCGCTTGATCATACAATGCTTGGTCGAGCCTTTCTACAAAACTTAGGGTAAAAGGCACTGATGTTGCTGTTTCATCACAAATTTGTGTTTTCATGTGATTTATTCTTGAAAATTGGTTAACATTTAAGATTGTACTTTCTAATTTTTAGACTGGGGTGGCATTTAATAGGAAAATTGATAGTTGGATTTGGTGTGATATAGTGTCATTGGATGTTAATCTTGAGTAACTTTTTACAAAATTTAACTTTTAGTGGCAAAAAGTGGGTTTTGGTGGCGAAACTAAAAAAAAAATGAGTCAGGTTAAAAAATATTTATGGACATTCAAGAATTGTCAAAATCGACCGATGACCAGGTATTCGCTAAAACAGGACAACATCTTGATTCTTTACAAAAATCTATATTAGAAAGTGTTTTACAACATCAAAATTTTCAAAAAATTGCGGTAAATAATGGGTATAGTTATGATCATGTTAAAAAAGAGGGTGCAAAATTATGGAAACTTCTCTCTGAGGTTTTTCAAGAAGATATTAAACAAGGGAATGTGCGTTCTATTTTAGAAAATAAAGCTGGTTCTACTATCTACAATTTTGTCAACTCTCCACAGATCAATAGTAATACTATTAGTAATAGTCATGTTAATATTTGTAGAGAAAATCCTCAATCTTTAGAAGATAGAGAAAAGCGATCGCCCTCTTCCCAAGTCCAAAATCAACTCCCAATCATTGATCTAACAACAGCACCAGAATTAAACTATAATTACGGGCGTAATTCAGAAATTTATACTCTTAAAGAATGGATTTTAGAAGATAAGACTAGATTAATTACAATTTATGGATTGAGTGGTATCGGAAAAACAGCTTTAACCCTGAAATTAATCTCAGAAATTAACACACAATTCGATTATATTATTTATCGCAGTCTTGAGCATTTGCCTAAACTGATCAACCTTAAAGATGAACTTAAAAAGTTTTTTTCTCAATCCCAATCAACTCCATTACCTGAAGTAATAGATTATTTTCGCTCATCTCGTTGTTTAGTAATCCTTGATGATGTGCAGAATATTTTTAAAACTGGTAACTTAGCCGGTCAGTATTTAACAGACTATAAAGATTATTGTAAATTTTTTCAGCAAATTGCTACCTTATCTCATCAAAGTTGTTTAATTTTAATTAGTTGGGAAAAACCTGGAGAAATAGAAACTTTAGAAACTGAAAATAAATATACACGAACATTACAGCTTCAAGGTTTAGGAGAAGAGGCTAAAGACATCTTGAGACAAAAAAAATTACAAGACGAGGAAAAATGGGACGAATTAATAACACTCTATCAAAGTCATCCGGCTTGGTTAAATATTATTTCTTCAACACTTGTAGAGTTCTTTGACGGGAAGATTTTCCTTTTCATGACAGATAAAAATGAGGTTTTTTTAGGTGACATAGAAACATATTTAGAATCGCACTTAGAGCGGTTATCAGAATTAGAAAAAAATGTGATAAGCTGGTTAGCCAATCAAGATGAACCGATAGATATTTCCCAAAAACCTGCTAATATGGAAGTATCTCAAGCTAAATTTATGCACATTATACAATCTTTAACCAGACGTTGTTTGGTAGAAAAAGTTCCCAGAAAAGAGCTAGCAAGATTTCAGCTAAATTCGATTTTTAAAGCACATATTAATAGTGATTTTTAGGGAAATAAGCAGGGTAAGCTCATCTCATTTGGTATAAATTGTACTTGACAAAAAGCGCAAGATATAAAGGAGCATCCTGTCAATAGCGGTTTTTTTGAACCCATTTGAGATCTTTATGACGATCGACAGATAACGGGCGATCGACAGATAACGGGCGATCGACTAGCAGCCTCAAATATCTCAAATGGCTTCTATAACCATTCCTCATCAGTTACTCGGAAGGTTAAATTTTAGGCAGCCTTGCTCAACACAGCTAAAATATGTTGTTCAATACTCACTCCTTCCCTCTCAGCATTATCTGCTAAATTCCTGTGCAGCGATTTAGGAATTTGCAACGATAAACTTCCGCTATACTCAACCTCCGCAGCAGGTAAAGGAATCTCATGGTCGCACTCAAAAGCAGTCTCTATCCACAATTCCCTAGCTTCCTCAATATTTTCCATTGCTTCTGATAAAGTTTCCCCCACAGACATACAACCTGGAAGGTCTTTGATGAGGACTGTATAGCCTCCTTCTGGATCTGGGTAAAAACTTATAGCATATTTCAGGCTCAAGTAATATTCTAATACCATTTTTACAACATTTGTGTGTTTTTTTACACTGGCTCGCAATGGCATAGGTGCGTCGCTGTCAGATTGTCGATATGTGGTTAACGATTTTTCATGGCGACGCACCCTACGACTACAACATTTGTGTGTTTTTTTACACTGGCTCGCAATGGCATAGGTGCGTCGCTGTGAGATTGTCGATATGTGGTTAACGATTTTTCATGGCGACGCACCCTACGAGTTTTCATCCGCGTTCATCTGTGTGTATCTGCCTGCATCAGCGGTTCATAAAAAAATAAGGTGAGCAACGCCCACCTTACTATCTTAGCTAAAAGCGATTAAACCTTCGCTTCTTTCTTCACCAAATCACCCCAGCCCAAATCCTTCAGCGAATTATTCCGGCGCAGCGGGCGAGTCACCAACTCCAAAATATCTCGCGCATTACCAAAGCCGTGAATCTGTGCGAAAGTAAACTCAACTGACCATTTAGTATTAATCCCGCGCGCTTCCAAAGGATTAGCGTGAGCCATACCTGTAATCACTAAGTCGATATTTTGCGCGTAAATCCGCTGAAGCTGATTGTAATTG encodes the following:
- a CDS encoding MvdC/MvdD family ATP grasp protein; protein product: MILIFTNKQDTHTDEVIRKLHKKDIEVFRLNSEDLLRKYQVNLYIDENGLWNGEITDELGRILNLAKLKVAWLRKPDFDFFGKSAESTEQQFIASETKAFVNILYSIPTIKWINDPFVANKAKVKFQQLLLANKYGVKIPKTLITTRAETAKEFFIECGEQVLVKTIYTGNVTINGMNQGIPSRKIGKDDFYKFYKNISLSPTQLQEYIEKAFELRITIIGKKVFAVKIDSQAHEETKIDWRLHTQINPHSIFELPAKIERFCIEFLEEQKLLYGAMDFIVTPNNEYVFLENNPFGQYLWLEIETKIPLTEEICNLLISYLDA
- a CDS encoding NB-ARC domain-containing protein, whose amino-acid sequence is MDIQELSKSTDDQVFAKTGQHLDSLQKSILESVLQHQNFQKIAVNNGYSYDHVKKEGAKLWKLLSEVFQEDIKQGNVRSILENKAGSTIYNFVNSPQINSNTISNSHVNICRENPQSLEDREKRSPSSQVQNQLPIIDLTTAPELNYNYGRNSEIYTLKEWILEDKTRLITIYGLSGIGKTALTLKLISEINTQFDYIIYRSLEHLPKLINLKDELKKFFSQSQSTPLPEVIDYFRSSRCLVILDDVQNIFKTGNLAGQYLTDYKDYCKFFQQIATLSHQSCLILISWEKPGEIETLETENKYTRTLQLQGLGEEAKDILRQKKLQDEEKWDELITLYQSHPAWLNIISSTLVEFFDGKIFLFMTDKNEVFLGDIETYLESHLERLSELEKNVISWLANQDEPIDISQKPANMEVSQAKFMHIIQSLTRRCLVEKVPRKELARFQLNSIFKAHINSDF
- a CDS encoding type II toxin-antitoxin system HicB family antitoxin, which produces MVLEYYLSLKYAISFYPDPEGGYTVLIKDLPGCMSVGETLSEAMENIEEARELWIETAFECDHEIPLPAAEVEYSGSLSLQIPKSLHRNLADNAEREGVSIEQHILAVLSKAA